A stretch of the Clostridium fungisolvens genome encodes the following:
- a CDS encoding YhcH/YjgK/YiaL family protein: MIIDKLENGTEYYGLGGRIKKALEYLKGTDLAELEPGKYEIENDEIYAMVSEYDTKLVEGVLWEAHKSYIDIQYMINGSEKMGYTNAENIETTVEYDAEKDILFGTAHGDFVTVEEGMFIIFKPQDGHMPSISVEKPERIKKVVVKVLAE; this comes from the coding sequence ATGATTATTGATAAATTAGAGAATGGAACAGAGTATTATGGACTTGGGGGAAGAATAAAGAAAGCTCTTGAGTATTTAAAAGGTACAGATTTAGCTGAATTAGAGCCAGGAAAATATGAAATTGAAAATGATGAGATTTATGCAATGGTTTCTGAGTATGATACTAAATTGGTAGAAGGTGTATTATGGGAAGCTCATAAGAGCTATATAGATATTCAATACATGATTAATGGCTCAGAAAAGATGGGATATACAAATGCAGAAAACATAGAAACCACTGTTGAGTACGATGCAGAAAAGGACATTCTTTTTGGTACAGCACATGGAGATTTTGTTACAGTGGAAGAGGGTATGTTTATTATATTTAAGCCACAAGATGGACATATGCCTTCTATAAGTGTTGAAAAGCCAGAAAGAATAAAGAAGGTAGTGGTTAAGGTACTAGCTGAGTAA
- a CDS encoding fructose-1,6-bisphosphatase has translation MLYIEEDSSQEFQDKLKYLKLLSNNYPTVADACTEIINLQAILNLPKGTEHFLSDIHGEYESFIHVLNNASGVIKRKINDVFGNLLSQKEMKSLATLIYYPERKIELELKDQSNIEDWYKITLYRLIDMCRYASSKYTRSKVRKALPKDFAYIIEELLHEQPDRLDKEKYYEEIVKTIIRVGRAKEFIVALSKLIQRLVIDRLHIIGDIFDRGPGPDIIMDTLINYHSIDIQWGNHDIVWMGAAAGSEACIATVLRTSTRYGNLSTIEDGYGINLLPLATFAMEFYNDDKCEIFKPKLENDRACSEKDAELMAKMHKAITVIQFKLEGEVIKRRPYFGMDDRLLLDKINYEQGTIDFDGQIYKLKDCHFPTINSSNPYELIPEEIELIEKLKSSFLNSEKLQKHVRFLFAKGSMYLKYNSNLLFHGCIPLSEDGSFRKVSIGASGKKYSGKAYLDRLEILVREGYFYKNNPEAKLYGMDIIWYLWNGKDSPLFGKDKMTTFERYFIEDKATHVEKKNYYFELEDDEKACNMIFEEFGLDPKVSHIINGHVPVKIKKGESPIKANGKLLVIDGGFSRAYQPETGIAGYTLIYNSYGLLLVSHEPFESTQKAIEEEKDILSTTIVLEQEVDRKRVGDTDIGEELKIQIQDLEWLLDAYRKGIIKELR, from the coding sequence ATGCTTTATATTGAAGAAGACTCTAGTCAAGAATTCCAAGATAAACTGAAATATCTAAAGCTCCTATCTAATAATTATCCAACAGTAGCTGATGCCTGTACGGAAATAATTAACCTGCAAGCTATTTTAAATCTTCCCAAAGGAACTGAACATTTTCTATCAGATATCCATGGAGAATACGAATCTTTTATTCATGTATTGAATAATGCTTCTGGAGTTATAAAACGTAAGATTAATGATGTTTTTGGCAACTTACTTAGTCAAAAGGAGATGAAAAGTCTTGCAACTCTAATATATTATCCAGAACGAAAAATAGAACTAGAGCTTAAAGATCAGTCTAATATAGAGGATTGGTATAAGATAACCTTATATAGGCTTATTGATATGTGCAGATACGCATCTTCAAAATATACCCGTTCAAAGGTAAGAAAAGCTTTGCCAAAGGATTTTGCTTATATTATAGAAGAGCTTTTACATGAACAGCCTGACAGACTTGATAAGGAAAAATACTACGAAGAAATAGTAAAAACCATAATTAGAGTGGGACGAGCTAAAGAATTTATAGTTGCTCTATCTAAGCTCATTCAAAGGCTGGTAATTGATAGGCTTCATATTATAGGGGATATATTTGATAGAGGTCCAGGGCCAGATATCATAATGGATACACTCATAAACTATCACTCTATAGATATCCAGTGGGGAAATCATGATATAGTTTGGATGGGAGCAGCAGCAGGAAGTGAAGCCTGCATTGCAACAGTCCTTAGAACCAGTACTAGATATGGTAACTTAAGTACCATAGAAGATGGCTATGGAATAAATCTATTGCCTTTAGCTACCTTTGCTATGGAATTTTATAACGATGATAAGTGTGAGATATTTAAGCCTAAGCTTGAAAACGATAGAGCCTGTAGTGAAAAAGATGCAGAGCTTATGGCTAAGATGCATAAAGCCATAACAGTAATTCAGTTTAAGTTAGAAGGCGAGGTAATTAAAAGACGTCCTTACTTCGGAATGGATGATAGATTGCTATTAGATAAAATAAACTATGAGCAAGGTACTATTGATTTTGATGGACAAATATATAAATTAAAAGACTGCCATTTCCCAACTATAAATTCTAGTAATCCTTATGAATTGATTCCAGAAGAAATAGAGCTAATAGAGAAGCTAAAATCTTCATTTTTAAACAGTGAAAAACTTCAAAAGCATGTTAGATTTCTTTTTGCAAAGGGAAGTATGTATTTAAAGTATAATTCTAACCTTCTATTTCATGGATGTATTCCACTAAGCGAAGATGGAAGTTTTAGAAAAGTTAGTATAGGAGCTTCCGGTAAGAAATACAGTGGGAAAGCTTATTTAGATAGGTTAGAGATTTTAGTTAGAGAAGGGTATTTTTATAAGAATAATCCTGAAGCTAAACTCTATGGCATGGATATAATCTGGTATCTATGGAACGGTAAGGACTCACCGCTTTTTGGTAAGGATAAGATGACTACCTTTGAAAGGTATTTTATAGAGGATAAGGCAACCCATGTTGAGAAGAAAAATTATTACTTTGAGCTGGAAGATGATGAAAAAGCTTGCAATATGATCTTTGAGGAATTTGGATTAGATCCTAAAGTTTCTCATATAATTAATGGACATGTGCCTGTAAAGATAAAAAAAGGGGAGAGTCCAATAAAGGCAAATGGAAAGCTTCTTGTTATAGATGGAGGTTTCTCCAGAGCGTATCAACCTGAGACAGGAATAGCAGGTTATACTTTAATATATAATTCCTATGGGCTTTTACTAGTATCCCATGAACCTTTTGAATCTACTCAAAAGGCTATAGAGGAAGAAAAAGACATCCTTTCAACTACAATAGTACTAGAACAGGAAGTCGATCGAAAGAGAGTTGGAGATACGGATATTGGGGAAGAATTAAAGATTCAGATTCAGGATTTGGAGTGGCTTCTCGATGCCTATAGGAAGGGAATAATAAAGGAGCTAAGATAG
- a CDS encoding bifunctional 4-hydroxy-2-oxoglutarate aldolase/2-dehydro-3-deoxy-phosphogluconate aldolase, which translates to MKRIETIKKLSEYGLVAVIRANSKEEGIKIVEAVKKGGIKALEITMTVPGALDIIKELSEIYKDDKEILIGAGTVLDPETARACILAGAKYIVSPSLNHETVKLCNRYRIAIMTGIMTVKEAVEALELGVEILKVFPGNAFGPSIISSFKGPIPQGNFMPTGGVNLDNVKDWIKAGAIAVGTGSDLTKGASTGNYDLVTETAAKFVEAVRAAR; encoded by the coding sequence ATGAAAAGGATAGAAACTATAAAGAAGTTAAGTGAATATGGACTTGTAGCTGTTATAAGAGCTAACTCTAAAGAAGAAGGTATAAAGATTGTTGAAGCGGTAAAAAAAGGCGGAATTAAGGCTTTGGAAATCACTATGACAGTTCCTGGAGCTTTGGATATTATAAAAGAGTTATCAGAGATTTATAAGGATGATAAGGAAATCCTCATAGGAGCTGGAACTGTACTTGATCCTGAAACTGCAAGAGCTTGTATTTTAGCAGGAGCGAAATACATAGTAAGCCCTAGTTTAAATCATGAAACAGTGAAGCTTTGCAACAGATATAGAATTGCTATAATGACTGGCATCATGACAGTAAAAGAAGCTGTAGAAGCTCTTGAATTAGGTGTTGAGATTCTAAAAGTATTCCCAGGCAACGCCTTCGGACCATCTATAATCAGCTCCTTTAAGGGACCTATTCCTCAAGGTAACTTTATGCCAACAGGCGGAGTAAATCTTGACAATGTAAAGGACTGGATTAAGGCTGGTGCCATTGCAGTTGGTACAGGCAGTGATTTAACTAAGGGAGCAAGTACTGGAAATTATGACTTAGTTACAGAAACTGCAGCTAAATTTGTTGAAGCTGTTAGAGCAGCTAGATAG
- a CDS encoding SDR family oxidoreductase, with protein MKLPFNIDLKDKVVVITGGAGVLGSSWTDALAECGAKVAILDLRLENAEKKAAEVVANGKIAIGVEANVLDKASLKKAHEVVLEKFGPCDILINGAGGNNPKGTTTKEYLYEEDLKEGNEDLITFFDLDENGVRFVFDLNFLGTLLPTQEFSKDMIGRKGCNIINISSMNAFTPLTKIPAYSGAKAAISNFTQWLAVHFSKVGIRVNAIAPGFFVTKQNEALLKNPDGSYTERSHKILNSTPMGRFGEAEELIGALLFLVNEDASSFVNGIVIPIDGGFSAYSGV; from the coding sequence ATGAAATTACCTTTTAATATAGACTTAAAAGACAAAGTTGTAGTAATAACTGGTGGTGCTGGAGTTCTTGGAAGCTCTTGGACTGATGCCCTTGCTGAATGTGGTGCAAAGGTTGCAATACTTGATTTAAGATTAGAAAATGCTGAAAAGAAGGCTGCTGAAGTTGTTGCAAACGGAAAAATCGCTATCGGTGTTGAAGCTAATGTACTTGATAAAGCTAGTCTTAAAAAAGCTCATGAAGTTGTATTAGAAAAGTTTGGTCCATGCGACATACTTATAAATGGAGCTGGTGGAAACAATCCTAAAGGCACAACAACAAAGGAATATTTATATGAAGAAGATTTAAAAGAAGGCAATGAAGACCTTATAACCTTCTTCGATCTTGATGAAAATGGAGTAAGATTTGTATTTGATCTAAACTTCCTTGGAACACTACTTCCAACTCAAGAATTCTCAAAAGATATGATAGGAAGAAAAGGCTGCAACATCATAAACATTTCATCAATGAATGCCTTTACTCCACTTACAAAAATCCCTGCATATTCAGGTGCAAAAGCTGCTATATCAAACTTTACTCAATGGCTTGCAGTTCATTTTTCAAAGGTTGGCATAAGAGTAAATGCTATAGCACCAGGCTTCTTTGTAACTAAGCAAAATGAAGCACTACTTAAAAACCCTGATGGAAGCTATACTGAGCGTTCACATAAGATACTTAACAGCACTCCAATGGGTAGATTTGGAGAAGCCGAAGAACTTATAGGCGCACTTCTATTCTTAGTAAATGAAGACGCTTCAAGCTTTGTAAATGGTATAGTCATCCCAATAGATGGCGGTTTCTCCGCTTACTCAGGGGTGTAA
- the uxuA gene encoding mannonate dehydratase, which yields MKLSFRWYGADDAVTLQYIRQIPSMYSIVTAIYDVPVGEKWSMESILKLKADVEAANLKFDVIESVPVHEDIKLGLPSRDRYIENYKENIRSLAKAGVKVICYNFMPVFDWTRTQLDKVLDDGSTALVYYKDQLEKMDPLTGELSLPGWDSSYTKDQMADLFEKYSKVDEEALWSNLEYFLKQIIPVAEQCDIKMAIHPDDPPYNIFGLPRIITNEKNLDRFLKLVDSKYNGLTFCTGSLGSASFNDIVKMVDKYASQGRIHFMHVRNVKLLEDGSFEESAHYSPCGSLDIVEIMKVLHKNNFDGYLRPDHGRMIWGETGRPGYGLYDRALGAMYITGIWETLEKTNKGDK from the coding sequence ATGAAATTATCATTTAGATGGTATGGAGCCGACGATGCTGTTACGCTTCAATATATTAGACAAATTCCAAGCATGTACAGTATTGTAACTGCAATTTACGATGTTCCTGTAGGAGAAAAATGGAGCATGGAAAGCATTCTTAAGTTAAAAGCTGATGTAGAAGCTGCTAACTTAAAGTTTGATGTTATAGAAAGTGTTCCAGTTCATGAAGATATAAAACTTGGTCTTCCAAGTAGAGATAGATATATTGAAAACTATAAAGAAAATATAAGAAGCCTTGCAAAAGCTGGAGTTAAGGTAATATGTTATAACTTCATGCCAGTATTTGACTGGACAAGAACTCAGCTTGATAAGGTTTTAGATGATGGCTCTACTGCACTTGTTTATTATAAAGATCAATTAGAAAAAATGGATCCGCTTACTGGTGAACTATCACTTCCAGGTTGGGATTCAAGCTACACTAAAGATCAAATGGCAGATTTATTCGAAAAATACTCAAAGGTTGATGAAGAAGCTTTATGGAGCAACTTAGAATATTTCTTAAAGCAAATCATCCCAGTTGCAGAGCAATGTGATATAAAGATGGCTATTCATCCAGATGACCCTCCATACAATATTTTTGGTCTTCCAAGAATTATAACTAACGAGAAGAACCTAGATAGATTCCTAAAGCTTGTAGATAGCAAATATAATGGACTTACTTTCTGTACAGGTTCTCTTGGATCAGCAAGCTTCAATGATATAGTAAAAATGGTAGATAAATATGCAAGCCAAGGGCGTATCCACTTCATGCATGTTAGAAATGTAAAACTTCTTGAAGATGGTAGCTTTGAAGAAAGTGCTCACTACTCCCCTTGCGGTTCTTTAGATATAGTTGAAATCATGAAAGTACTTCATAAGAATAATTTTGATGGCTACCTTCGTCCTGACCACGGAAGAATGATCTGGGGTGAAACTGGCAGACCTGGCTATGGTTTATATGATCGTGCCTTAGGCGCTATGTATATCACAGGAATATGGGAAACTCTTGAAAAAACAAATAAAGGAGATAAATAA